The genomic stretch TAACTACCGCTGCAAGCCTTGCTGGCTTCATAATCATGTCGTTTTTGAGCTCAGTGGcggacacattttttaaaaaaggatcatTTACATATAATCCCTCTGTAGATGACGGTAAACCTGTTTTAGCTCAGATTTAACACAGGTCTGTAATCTCCACCATTTAGCAGCACCCGTACAGTTTGTGATTGCAAACGTCGGCATCTATCGCTCTTACTTCTGCCACCAGCCTCAGGGTGGAAATATTTTCATGGAGAAATATACCTGCCAACATAGTTCATCATTTATGCCTGACAAATGGTACCAGTTGTGCTGCGGGTCTCTTGTATTGCTGTctctaacaaaaaaaaattcctttggaAGTGTTGATGTCTTTCTGTGGAAATGTTCACCAAAGAACCAGGAGGGAATTGTTTTACACCTCAGCTTACtgttttaagagcccaatcctaagggctcatAGTgtcggtgctgagctccagtgccagcactgggtgttgtaaccATTTGTGCAGGGAGCACTGGCAGAAGTCCAAtggcagtcagcactgggcccgTCACTGGACTGACCCGCTTGAAGCATGGTGAGGGCTTTGGGTGGTAGTTAGGGCCTTGGGGGCAGAggtaggcattccagggcagggggaggaaccaggggggaGGAAGTAGGTCTGGCAGAGCCCTGTTCCGCTGTATCCTATCTTCCATGTTGGGAtgtaaagcccaacatggaggtccTCTCATCTTTGCCAGCAAAATAgacagcgcagacttgagaagtcccattgcggggcctggagctttcccaacagaaaggggaaaaagtccccttcccctgaggagacctctgactgcCCCGGTGgtgcagcagtagtcattttggtgccagagccactggggataggattggactgtaagggcccaatcctatccaactttccagcaccggtgcaactgcaatgcagccccgaggtaaaggaataactgttcccatatcttgaggaaggctctgtgactgtcttcccaccacaggatgcagtgcacggctcaatggcacagctacaccgtcactgaaaattgaataggattgggcccttgcacACAATGCCCCTTACAAATGCATGCTGAATGGTTGGTGGCCAGCAAATGAAATTCTTCTCCCTTTCatacagaatcatagagttgaaagggacccacaaggtcatctagttcagccCCCTGCTTGTAGCAGAAAAAAGTTCAGTCAATGTGTACTGCTAGCAGAATCTGAAATACTATTGGAAATgtttcaaaaaagaaagaaatgaaaaagaaattacaGAGTACAGTTATTTTTCATGACACAGCATTAAACATTTAAACAAGTTCAACTTTTAAGTGAGAGAATACGAGTGTAGATTCTAAAGCTATGAAATCGACATACTATAGCCATTTTCAGTGGAACTGGCATATATATTCATTTGGTTATCAGAGAGGATCCAAACTATGTTACTACCAGATCTTTGCATTCCAGTATTTTCCGTATTGATCTCCTATCTTTTTGGGGTCTGGATTTGTGGCAATATTTCTGACTAGCTAGATGAAACATGCAGCCATTGTTTGAAATTAAAGAGGCACTCTGTGCATTGTAGATGCCCCATTCTTTTTCTCTGCTTTTGCTGAGGCTGTAAATGGGGTATCAGATTTCAATATACAAATAAGCCTGCCTGCTCCCCAGAGTTTTCTTTAATTTTCAGGTCATATTCTGCTACCAGGTTGTACCCAACTGTGCAACGTAATCTTCAGATTTTGTTGGAATCACtgatgggatgtgtgttgcatcttCAGACTTGATCCCTTGAAAAACCGTTTATTATTCTGGGCTTGCAGCAACATTCAGTGTCTTTGATTCTAGAGCTGCTGACAAGTCCGTTTCATTTCTCAGTCTCTGTATTTCCATGCTTAAATCCAGCAGAGTTTTGGCAAGCTGGTGATTCTGGGACTTCATTTCCAGCTAGAAAGAATAAAAAGAAGATATCTGTAATTGTTTTGAGCAGAAGATCATCATTCAGCAGgagttaaagcccaatcctaagggcctgTAGTGCTGTCACTGAGCTCGagccggtgctgggtgttgtaaacatgctgtaaagcatgtttacagcacccagagtGTCAGGAGCACCAGTGCCGGCCCAGTGCCAGTTAACGCTTTACTCAGCACTGGACAGAAGCTGCCCAGATCAAgagaagagctccaggtggcgaTAAGGTAttttggggcagtgggagggtgtggttggaaaagggcaggaaggggtgggaactgtggagccctgctccactgtattctatgtgtcaggctgcaaagccttaCACAGAGGCCCTCAAATTTGTACCAACAAAATAGCCAGCAAAGACTTGAGACGCCTCATTGTGTGGCCTGGGACTTTTCCTGGTGAAAGgggaccccctcccccaaggagatctccagcagtcctggtggtgctgctggatgcagcgatagccattttggtgccgctgcacccagcagagctgctggggataggattgggtagctAATTAGCATCAGAACTCAGCAGTGGCATACTTTCGGCACCACAGCTCAATCCTGGCATGCATGTAGTAAGTACAGATGAAGTGCTTCTGAGCAAGTACAGAGTGCATTTCCCTTACCACTGAGTATCAGAAGGCCAAATGCAGAGGTTTGAACTCTGTACAATGAGCACAAATGTAAGGGACCTATGTGTGTTCACCTGAATGTCTGCATAGTGCCTGCATCTGCATCTGTACGTAGATGGGACTCTTTCCTTTACTTCCCCAAAGCATCTGACTGTAGAGAGAGCCCACCTGTACTACAGCTGTATGCACACGGGCCAGGGAAACCCACATTACAGCGCAAGCTGCCAGATGGTAAGAGTATCCTTCGATTAATATACAATTGTAACAGTATTACCAATTATAATGTTTTTGATTGATTAAAAATATTTGCACTCCACCTTTCTGAGATGTGCAAAGTGGCTAACACTGCTGCCATTTTCTTTGAAAGATGGCCACATCTTTAGAGCATCAGAACACAAACAGTGTgcagaagattttttaaaaaccaccaaaACTTTAAAAGGCCAGGGGACAACAATTCACAGACCAAGCAAGCTGAAGTCTTGTGGAATCAGATGCATTTTGTCTTAGCATCCAAAGGCCAAAGAGGCATAGACCAACTCATATTCTGCTattttaaaagttagacctattcctgggtatatttggtgtgcagattccaaaaatgccatcggttttgccctatcacgtctagtttaggagatacagcatagcctcattagtgaattgttcaagcagtgtccacatgaggaagcctatgaCATGGCTTCCtgccaaggaagctgcttgaaacattcaccaacaaggctatgctgtatctcctaagctaggcgtgatagggcaaagcTAATGCCATttgtggaatcagcaccccaaaatcatataaaaccaccataaattttgggaaagaAGTTTTTCAGACCCACAGTTTTGCAGGCTTGTGTAATACTTGGCATTTCTATACTGCATTTCAAGCTTTCAAAGCACTTTTCAGATATTATTTCAGAAGTCCCTACAACGGTCCTATAAGGTAGATTAGAATTGTTACTCTCCGCTGGAGGTTAGTGGAGCTGAGACAGAGAGAACAGCAGCTGGTCTCAGGCCAGTTCCTGACTGAGGTGCAGTGTGAGTTTGGTTGCAACACTATACTGTACACCCTTTTCTCGGAGGAAgctgcattgaacacaatgggacttagttctgagtagacatgcaaagggcAATCTACCCCACAGGGccgttgtgaggataaaagggagaACATCATGCCTCAAAAGGTCAGAGGAAGAGTTGAGGTAGCAGTGTAACAAAGACTACACACACTTTGTGAATCCTAGacacactgttaccctgcacatgcctgatctcgtctgttcttgggagctaagcagggtcaggcctggttagtacctggatgggagaccgcctgggaataccgggtgctgtaggcttatatcatagtctttcaagactgaaggttgccaaccagacacactgtcctgggattaagccccactgaacacttctgactagacatgcataggattctgctggaACAGAATCAACGAATAGCAAGACTGACCAGAGCAAGCCCTGTCTGTGATGGGAGATTTGATAGCAGcccagcagcccagcagcagACCACCCCCAAGAAACAGTGCCAGCCACTTGCCCACATCACTCACCAGCTCTACTCGGAGCCAAGCAATGTCTCTCTCGATCTGTGCCTTGCGCAGTTCTTCCTGGACAGCCACCATCCTCCTTCCTCTGCTCGTGGCTGCAGACCCGAGCAGCTGGGGGAGCCAGGCTTCCTCTGAGGTCTGTCCTCGGAAAGCTCGGAGCAGCCTCTGCTTCATGTCATCCAGTAGCAGGCTGGAGAAAGCTTCCTCAAGCTCCCTGCACTCATCCCTGCAGCTGGGCCTCATTGAGCAAGACTGGGGGAGCGGCAGGATGGAGAGAATTGGAGATGCAGCAAAGCCCCTGTAGATCTCTGCTAGCATTCCTCTCGTCACCATGCCTTTTGTTTTGAAGCCTGGGGACTGATCTTGTTGCCACTGTGGTTCCCCTGCACAGCAAATCTCCacccctcacccacccaccccccttgaTATCATTCCAGAGAAAGTGGGGAGTGtagtgggaggtgggggaggagagggatgGAGAGCAACATTTCTATGTGTGGGAATCATATGTGCCCAGTGTCTGTAGGAAGCACCCAATCTAGGCAACTGATCCTTTCAGAGAAACAATACCACGTTATTTAACAATTATTGCTTTTATTTCTTATAtaaccaaagggggaaaaaactttttttatttgCCAAGAATGtctgaatgaatttaggatattttggggtgctgaatcaaaaaatggcattggttttgcccaatttgCTCTTGTTTTGGGGtcactttatatgctgattcaagcagcatcctcatgaggaagcctacgcaatcgcttcctcacaaggaagctgcttgaatcagtgtATAAGGTGACTATGTCgcacccccaaaactagagccagtcgagcaaaaccaatgccattcttggattcagcaccccaaatatacccgaGAATATATCTAACTTTAAAGACAGAAAAATGTGTATAGGcctgggtttgttttttaaaaaatttatttagcaATGTAACAGAAGTGGCACCAAAGTTGTCATTGTATGCCCAGCTCAGCCTAGGTCCATGCAGCTTATGCAGGTGTGCCAATCTGGTTGTGTGACTTGGCCCGCCTCTTGTCCAAAGAGAAACTGAAGTTGCACCCGGTGCAGATTTTAAAGTTATTCCTTATAATGCAGAAAGAGAGGGAAATAGGGTGGCAATGCTCCACATTTGCCATGATTTAGATCAGGTCAAACCttactttcatttttttccccccagcatagCAATCTGCAAATTGAAAGATCACAAAAGAACCTATAGCAATTTGTCACACATGTGCCCTTTTCACGGGAGCCCCTTAGGttactggttctcacacatttagcaccaggacccactttttaaaataagaatgtgtcaggacccatgggaagtgatatcatcaagcaggaaaaatttttacaatcctagactgcaatcctacccacaattaaccaggagtaagtcccattgactatcattgttaaaagaatatacatactagcttgttagcagtacaggtctgtaacatttccacaaatgcagtcacttaccatggtagcatcgagtccgatatattaaaaataaaatattgaaatgaacggggacccacctgaacttggatcgtgacccacctagtgggtcctgacccacagtttgagaaacactaccctagaTAGTTCGGAGAGAAAGGAGAAGTCTGACAAGTACACAAGTGCAATTATGATGCAAAGTGCCAAGGACAGCGTGAACAGCCCAATCTTTTAAGGGAAGAATGTTGCCTTTTTG from Tiliqua scincoides isolate rTilSci1 chromosome 4, rTilSci1.hap2, whole genome shotgun sequence encodes the following:
- the AARD gene encoding alanine and arginine-rich domain-containing protein, whose product is MVTRGMLAEIYRGFAASPILSILPLPQSCSMRPSCRDECRELEEAFSSLLLDDMKQRLLRAFRGQTSEEAWLPQLLGSAATSRGRRMVAVQEELRKAQIERDIAWLRVELLEMKSQNHQLAKTLLDLSMEIQRLRNETDLSAALESKTLNVAASPE